TGCGCACGGCCGCTTCGGCTGTCATATAAACCACGCACCGCTATCTGTGGCAGGACGCCGGTGCCGGTTTCATCCTGTATCTTGACGCCGGGCACGCGCTGTAATGCGTCGTCAAGGGTACGGTTACCGCCTTTGGTTAATTGATCGTTACTGATCACGGTGCGGCTACCTGCCCAGGTTTTAACTTCTTCGGCGCGGGAATCGCCCAGTACGTTTCCCGAAACCGTTAATGTCTGTTCTGCTGCGTAACTGAACTTACCGGCCAGAATCATGGCCATTGCTGCGGCAATCTTTGTGCGTCTCATCTTCAACCCTGAATATTAATGTAAGTATATCGTAATGATTCTGATAAACATTATCATTATCAAACGCGTCTTAACATTCCTGGGATGAACGTAAATCTATGTCAAGAAGAGAAATTCACAGCTTTTGCTGGATAAAGGCAGCCTGCGAAGGGTTCCAGAAATTACAGGAAGTCAGAAAGGAAGCAGGGTGCAGGGACATGGAATGATGACGAACATCTGATGTTCAAAATTTATGAAATTCATGTTCTACTTTTTTGAATTAGCAGCCTTATTTTCCCTTTGTTGCCCATAAAAGCCGGATTCAATCGTGCCAAATGTGTTACCCACCGATAAGCATGCCATAGTATGAACAGACATCTTTCGCTCAAGTGCACATGAATGACTCAGAAAGGTGCTATTAGCAGATTGAACGGGTAACAGAGATAATTGATTAAGGGAATAGAATGTAGACCTAGCTAGCTAGCAATAATAATAGCGCGAACTCTCTGTGTCTTTTTAATGATGAAAAAGCATCTGACGGTAAAAATTATTTTTTAATGGGAAGCGCGATACCAGTACATAATTAGATGACATTCTTATCTCCGAAAGGATATCTGATTAGGGATTGGGGTCGGAAGAAATTTATCAATCTGTGACAGGGATGGAATTGTTAAATGTGTAATATAAAATTTGCATCACAGTGAATTGGGCGTTTTCTTAAATGAATTTTCGTGTTATGTCTGTGTGGAAAAAAGGTTGTTAGCGCCAGTGATATAAGACGGTAATTCACCATTAGCATTGTCCGCTCCACCCAACATGTTGTTTCCTTAAGGTTCTCACACCAGAAAGGACATCAACATGCAGAGCAGAGAGGACTTTTACATGATAAAGCAAATGCGCCAGCAGGGTGCGTACATTGTCGATATTGCGACTCAGGTGGGTTGCTCTGAACGGACTGTCAGACGCTATCTCAAATACCCTGAACCGCCAGCCAGAAAGACCCGCCACAAAATGGTTAAGCTGAAACCATTTATGGATTACATCGACATGCGCCTGGCAGAGAATGTCTGGAATAGCGAGGTTATCCTCGCAGAGATAAAGGCAATGGGCTATATGGGCGGGCGTTCCATGCTGCGTTACTACATCCAGCCCAAACGTAAAATGCGGACATCAAAAAGAACGGTCCGCTTTGAAACCCAGCCAGGGTATCAGCTCCAGCACGACTGGGGCGAAGTCGAGGTGGAGGTTGCCGGGCAGCGGTGCAAAGTTAACTTCGCGGTTAATACGCTGGGGTTCTCCCGCCGCTTCCATGTCTTCGCCGCGCCAAAACAGGATGCTGAGCACACCTACGAGTCACTGGTTCGCGCCTTCCGCTACTTCGGTGGCAGTGTGAAAACGGTGCTGGTTGATAACCAGAAAGCCGCGGTGCTGAAGAATAACAACGGGAAAGTGGTGTTCAACTCCGGGTTCCTGTTGCTGGCCGACCACTATGACTTCCTGCCCCGGGCCTGCCGTCCGCGCAGGGCCAGAACCAAAGGCAAAGTTCTTCGTCCGGTACCGCAGGTTCGACAGCGTCACCCATGTAAACCAGCAACTGGAGCAGTGGATGGCTGATGTTGCTGATCAACGGGAGCTTCGCCAGTTCAGACAAACACCAGAGCAGCGCTTCGCGCTGGAACAGGAGCATCTGCAGCCGTTGCCGGATACGGACTTCGATACCAGCTACTTCGATATCCGCCATGTGTCCTGGGACAGCTATATCGAGGTTGGCGGCAATCGTTACAGTGTTCCCGAAACGCTGTGTGGTCAGCCGGTCTCGATACGAATATCGCTGGATGATGAGTTGCGGATCTACAGTAATGAGCTACAGGTGGCATCACACCGCCTCTGTTCAGCATCATCAGGCTGGCAGACAGTGCCGGAACATCATGCCCCGCTCTGGCAACAGGTCAGCATGGTGGAGCATCGTCCACTGAGTGCGTATGAGGAGTTGCTGTAATGCATGAACTTGAAGCACTGCTGAGCCGCCTGAAAATGGAGCTGAGCTATCACGTTGAAAGCCTGCTGGAGCAGGCGGCTAAAAAAGAGCTGAACTACCGGGAGTTCCTGTGTATGGCGCTGCAGCAGGAATGGAACGGCAGGCATCAGCGTGGCATGGAGTCCCGGCTGAAACAGGCTCGTCTGCCGTGGGTCAAAACGCTGGAGCAGTTCGACTTTACCTTCCAGCCGGGCATCGATCGTAAAGTTGTCCGGGAGCTGGCCGGTCTGGCGTTCGTGGAACGCAGCGAAAACGTGATCCTGCTGGGACCTCCAGGCGTCGGAAAAACCCATCTGGCCGTTGCTCTCGGCGTGAAAGCGGCGGATGCAGGGCATCGGGTACTGTTCATGCCACTGGACAGGCTGATCGCAACGCTGATGAAAGCGAAACAGGAAAACCGACTGGAGCGTCAGCTACAGCAACTGAGTTATGCCCGGGTACTGATCCTGGATGAAATAGGCTATCTGCCAGTGACCAGAGAGGAAGCCAGCCTGTTCTTCCGGCTACTGAACCGTCGATATGAAAAAGCGAGCATTATCCTGACGTCAAACAAAGACTTCGCAGACTGGGGAGAGATGTTCGGAGATAACGTACTGGCAACGGCGATCCTGGATCGGCTGCTGCATCACTCAACCACGCTGAATATAAAAAGGAGAAAGTTACCGGTTAAAGGAGAAACGCAAAGCTGGAGTGCTGACCAAAAACGCAACGCCAATCAGTGACGATGAAATGGTGAAAAGCGGACAGCATCAGTAACGAAAGTATCTGGCGGGCATGAAAATGGCAAATAACGGTCAAAGATCGTGGCGTTGAAAAGGTAGAATAAAATTTTGACTGGCAGGATGGAGTCTATGGCTATTGCAGGGCACCTAATCAGCAACAATCTTCCCAGCGTCAAACAGCTTCAGTGTTTTCTTGCCGTGGCGCATGAGCTGAACTTTCGCAGAGCGGCCGAACGGCTCAGAATGACCCAGCCTCCGCTAACCCGTCAGATCAAGTGTCTGGAAGCCGTTCTTGATCAGCAGCTGTTCAGCCGCAATACACATGATGTTAGTCTGACAGAAGCAGGCCGCTTGCTGGTAATAAAAGCAGAGAAGCTCCTTCAGGTGCTCAGTGAACTGAAAACAGATTCACTTTCATCAGAAAAGAGCCTGCGCATCGGGCTTACCGGGACCCTCAATTTTGAACTGATCGAACCCGTTAACAGGCTGCTGGGTACGCTGGAGGCTGGTGACGATGTTGAAACACCGTATCTGACGTCTGCACAACTGCTTCGGAGCCTGTCGAAAAACACGTTTGACCTCGTGCTTACCGGGGAAAAGGGTATCGGCCATGAAGACATCGTTCAGTATCGCTGGGTCTGCCGCGAGCCTCTGCTGATGGCAATGCCGGCCATGCACCCTGCAAGCCTTAAAGAT
The window above is part of the Pantoea cypripedii genome. Proteins encoded here:
- a CDS encoding LysR family transcriptional regulator, whose protein sequence is MAIAGHLISNNLPSVKQLQCFLAVAHELNFRRAAERLRMTQPPLTRQIKCLEAVLDQQLFSRNTHDVSLTEAGRLLVIKAEKLLQVLSELKTDSLSSEKSLRIGLTGTLNFELIEPVNRLLGTLEAGDDVETPYLTSAQLLRSLSKNTFDLVLTGEKGIGHEDIVQYRWVCREPLLMAMPAMHPASLKDKVSLEDVSDLPLFWFARSANPSFYDKCESYFDLLNFPLKKVKEPDDSLVMLTHIARGKGFALMPQSKCTFNLEGLCYRELADRESQKLNIDIYAATRLNEKREAVLNAQEVLCNNGFSY